GGAGTGCGGTTAGACCTTAGACAGGCAGGTTAGCAAGAAGATAAAATCTTCTTCCACCCTTCCATGCCTTAGGCATCCTCCGGATACATCCCTTCAATCGCATCCGCGTATCGCTCCATAATAACATTCCGCTTCAACTTCAGCGTCGGGGTCATCTCATCAGCTTCCTGCGAAAATTCCTTTTCAAGCAATGTGAACCGTCGCACCTGCTCAAAATCCGCAAAATCCGTCAGACGGCTCCGAATTTCGCTTTGAATGTGCCGTTGTACCTCGCGCGTCTGGAGCATTGCTGACAGGTCATCCGTAGCAACACCGTTTTCTGCTGCCCACGCCTTGAGCGCGTCAAAATTCGGCACAATCAACGCCGCAAGATTTTTCCGTTCGCTACCGACTACCATAACCTGACTGATGAACGGACTTCTCACCAATTCACTCTCGATCGGTTGGGGCGCGACATTCTTACCGTTGGAAAGCACGATGATATTCTTTTTCCGGTCAGTGATCTTAATAAACCCATCTGCGTCAATAATACCAATGTCACCCGTGTGAAACCATCCGTCTTTATTGATGACCTCTGCCGTCGCGGTGTCGTTGTTGAAGTAACCTTTCATGACGTGTGGACCGCGGGTTAAAATTTCACCGTCTTCGGCGATCTGTACCTCTACACCAGGGACATGTGCACCAACGGTTCCAAACTTCCATTTTCCCAGGTGGTTTATGCTAATAACAGGCGAGGTCTCCGTTAATCCGTAGCCTTCCAAAATCAAGATCCCCGCTGCGTGGAAAAATTCAGCAATTGACTGCGGTAACGCCGCACCACCAGAGACAAAAAACCGTAACCTTCCACCCGTTGCTTCCTTCAACTTCGCAAAGACGAGTTTATTTGCAATGTTCTGCTGCAATTGCAAAATCGCAGACGGTTTTCTTCCCTGTTGAATTGCGGAACTCACTGCTGAACCAACCGAAACGCCCCAGTGGAAAATTTTCTGTTTGACGGGCGAACCCTCTTGGACCGCACGTAGAATTCTTTCGTGCATGGTTTCGTAGAGCCGCGGCACACTGAGCATCACCGTCGGCGCGACTTCCTTCATGTTCTGCGCCACTGTGAATGTACTCTCCGCGTATGCTATCTTCGCGCCTGAGAACAGTGGCACATAATGTCCACCGAGCCGTTCAAATACATGCGATAGCGGCAGGAACGATAACAACACATCGGTTTCGCTTACATCAATAAGCGATTTGCACGCCTCTACATTAAAAATAAAATTCGCGTGCGTCAGCATAACCCCTTTTGGATTGCCCGTCGTGCCTGACGTATAAATAATCGTTGCGAGGTCTTCTTCGCTCGCAGCATTGTTGGTCTCCTCACCCGCGAGTTCACAGACTGCATCAAATTGGATAACGCCTTCTGGCGTTTCACCTTCAACAGAATCGAAAATAATTACCTGTTCAAGTGTCGGAACCTTATCTCGAATTGAAGTTACCTTCTCCAACTGTTTTTCGGTAGATACACAGATAATTTTCGCACCGGAGTCTTTCAGGATATAGCTTACTTGCGCCGCTGTCAGTGTTGAAAACATCGGAACGGTTACGGCACCGACTTTGAGGCTACCAAAATCCGTAAT
This sequence is a window from Candidatus Poribacteria bacterium. Protein-coding genes within it:
- a CDS encoding long-chain fatty acid--CoA ligase, with protein sequence MTLISMLEDAVQQYGNKPALAHKPKGGTYQDISYTEFSASVAAFSKGLNALGVEKNDRVAILSENRPEWAITDFGSLKVGAVTVPMFSTLTAAQVSYILKDSGAKIICVSTEKQLEKVTSIRDKVPTLEQVIIFDSVEGETPEGVIQFDAVCELAGEETNNAASEEDLATIIYTSGTTGNPKGVMLTHANFIFNVEACKSLIDVSETDVLLSFLPLSHVFERLGGHYVPLFSGAKIAYAESTFTVAQNMKEVAPTVMLSVPRLYETMHERILRAVQEGSPVKQKIFHWGVSVGSAVSSAIQQGRKPSAILQLQQNIANKLVFAKLKEATGGRLRFFVSGGAALPQSIAEFFHAAGILILEGYGLTETSPVISINHLGKWKFGTVGAHVPGVEVQIAEDGEILTRGPHVMKGYFNNDTATAEVINKDGWFHTGDIGIIDADGFIKITDRKKNIIVLSNGKNVAPQPIESELVRSPFISQVMVVGSERKNLAALIVPNFDALKAWAAENGVATDDLSAMLQTREVQRHIQSEIRSRLTDFADFEQVRRFTLLEKEFSQEADEMTPTLKLKRNVIMERYADAIEGMYPEDA